CTATGAGGCGGGAGAGCGGCAAATTTTATAATAACCGCAGAAAAAAATTTGATTTTTTAGTTTGGATTAGATATAATGAAAACACAGACAGAGATGCCTGTACCATGGTTAGAGCGTCCATATAAAATGTTCGTTTAAAAGCGGTAGATTGTCCAGTTAAAACAATCGGTTAATCATAGTGGGTGGAGCAATCCACCCGCTTTTCATTTTGGAGGCATTATGGATTGGTACATTGTGGACGATATGATTCCCGTGTGGGTTATGTGGATTATGGAGAACGATTGAAGCTTCATGTGGGAATTATTCTTAATATCGGCAGTTTTCGTTATTATGTTCCTATTTCTTCTGCGAAACCCAAACACAAGAAGATGTTAAATAGTCTGGATTTTCAAAAACTTCAAGACAGATCCAACGGATATCTCTATGCAGTACTGAATATCAACAACATGATTCCAGTTCCTGATCAGTGTGTTACCCAGCTAAAATATAATCAGGTAGAATGTTTCCGCTCTTTTTCCAGTGATAAAGAGAAGACGGACTACATTTATCTGCTTCAAAAAGAAAAAGCCATAATTGATGAGATGCAGGATATTGACGATATAAGTTTCCAGTCTTGCAAAACTGTTCGAAATAAAGTACAATAATTTTGAATCGTCAATTTTTAAACAAAATATGACGAGAGACAGTATATCAATGGACCGGGAGACTGGTCGTTAAATAAAAAGGAGATTTCATCATGAGCAAGAAACCAGTTGTATTAATGATTCTCGATGGATATGGACTCAACGACAATTGCGAGGCAAATGCAGTCTGTGAGGGCAGGACTCCGGTTATGGATCAGCTTATGAGCCAGTGCCCGTTTGTAAAAGGACAGGCCAGCGGTCTGGCGGTAGGGCTTCCGGAGGGCCAGATGGGCAACTCTGAGGTCGGACATCTGAACATGGGCGCAGGCCGCATTGTATACCAGGAGCTGACCCGCATCACCAAATCCATAAAAGACGGTGATTTCTTCACGAATCCGGCATTTTTGGAGGCGGTGGAGAACTGCAGGAAGAACGACTCCGCCCTGCATTTGTTTGGTCTGGTTTCCGATGGCGGCGTTCACAGCCATCTCACCCATATCTTTGGGCTTCTGGAGCTGGCTAAGAGGAATGGTCTGGAGAAAGTATATGTTCACTGCTTCCTGGACGGCCGTGACACCCCGCCGACCTCCGGCAAGGAATATGTTGCACAGCTGGAAGCGAAGATGGCGGAGCTGGGAGTAGGCAAGGTGGCAACCGTATCAGGCCGTTATTATGCGATGGACCGTGACAAGAACTGGGACCGCGTAAAGCTTGCCTATGACGCCATGACGAAGAGCGAGGGCACCCGCAGCGACAGCGCCACCGGCGCGATCCAGGCGTCCTATGATGAGGGAAAGACCGATGAGTTTGTGGCTCCGACCGTTATCACCGAAAACGGCGCTCCGGTAGCGGCGATCCAGAACGACGATTCCATTATCTTCTACAATTTCCGCCCGGACCGTGCCAGAGAGATGACCCGCGCATTCTGCGATGACCAGTTCGACGGTTTTGACCGCGGTGACCGTGTGAAGACGACCTATGTGTGCTTTACCGATTACGATGAGACCATCGGCAACAAGCTGGTTGCATTTGTGAAGGAGAGCATTACCAATACCTTCGGGGAATTCCTTGCAGCACACGATATGAAGCAGGCCAGGATCGCTGAGACGGAGAAGTACGCACACGTGACCTTCTTCTTCAACGGCGGCATAGAGGAGCCGAACAAGGGCGAGGACCGTTTCCTGATCCCGTCCCCGAAGGAGGTTCCGACCTATGACTTAAAGCCTGAGATGAGCGCGCCGGCAGTCTGCGACAAGCTGGTTGAGTGCATCAAGTCCGGCGAATACGATGTGATCATCATCAACTTTGCAAATCCGGATATGGTGGGTCATACCGGTGTTGAGGCCGCGGCGATCAAGGCGATCGAGACCGTGGACGCATGTGTTGGGAAGGCTGTGGATGCGATTAAGGAAGTGGACGGCGTGATGTTTATCTGTGCGGACCACGGCAACGCGGAGCAGCTGGTGGATTATCAGACCGGCGAGCCGTTTACTGCTCATACCACCAATCCGGTTCCGTTTATCCTGGTGAATGCAGACCCGTCCGTTAAGCTGAGAGAGGGCGGATGCCTGGCAGATATCGCTCCGACTTTGATCGAGCTGATGGGAATGGAGCAGCCGAAGGAGATGAGTGGGGAGTCTTTGATCGTAAAATAAGACGTTTCCAAAAGTTGATATAACAAGGCCGGGGCCATGTGCCTATCGGACAGCACTAAATATGTGTTGGCTGATGGATACATGACCCCGGCTTTACTATGTCTTTTACTATGTCTGTGACCGGCGCTGTGTGAGGCTTAGTCGAGATGGGACTGGAATTCGTTCTTAAGGCCGTGGAAAAAGGCATTGAAATCTGACTTGAAAATTAACGAAAGTGCAACCAGTTCGCTGACTCGGATATTCATGCGGTTCGTTTCTAATTTTGCATAGGTGCTTTTGGAAATGTCGAGTCCCATGAGGTGCAGTTTTGCGACGACCTCGTCTTGTGTAAGGTGGGTTTCGCGCCGCAGTTGTTGGATGTTTTGCCCAATATCCATATCGGGACGCAGCTTTTGCATAATGGTTACCTCCTGGAGTTTCGTAATAACGAAATATATTGTTGATTTTAAAACGCACAGGTTTTATAATGTTTCGTAATAACGAAATTTACAGGAGAGTATGAATGGAGAAAGCAGATATTGAGAGACGACTTTTTTGTTATATGTGCGGAACCGAATTGGCAGAGAAAATGACTGTGGATAGAGGACTGACATATGAGGAGTTTGATCAGGTTGTTTATATTCTTATGCAGCTTAAATTTTATGGTTTGTTGCTTGATGTATGGAATGAGTATTATGATCACTTTAAGTTAGAAATAGAGAATCTGAATGAATTAATAGATCAATCAGAAGAGGAGCATATAAAATACACATTGTGGCTAAAAGAGTTTTGCGACCATGCACCATCACGGAAAATGAAAAAAATCTTGAAGGAAATATTTGAGTTGTAGTAAAAGAACGGTTCTAACAAAAACAGGCACTGCCGTGTGAAACTGTATCACTTGGCAGTGCCTGTTTCGTATACCCCTGTTCACTCCTCATACACCTTCCCATAAATCTCCTCCGCCAGCGCGTCCACATATGCCTGGTCGGTGATATCGTGATTGGTGATGATCAGATCCTGGATCAGCTCAAATCGTTTCAGGCTCAGTTCTTCCGGGCTTAAGTCGCCGGATTCGCCGAGGATCTGCCGGTCTAACTGCTCTCCGTTGTGATTGGCAGTAAACCAGTCGATGAGCTGTCTGGTCGTCTGCTCCTCATCGGCGATCTGGCCTTTTACTTTTTTGGCAGACCGGGATGAGGTGACGGCTACAAACAGGGAGCCGAGGCCAAGAAGAGTCATCACGCTGCGGCTGATGATGCCGGAAAGTCCGGCCATGGGCAGACGTATGATGTTTGACCAGCACAGCAGGGAGAAGACGAGCAGGGCGCCGCCTACCAGGAAAAATGCGTAGGCAGAGGACTTTAAATCATCATACTGCTGGGATTTCTTCACATACACCTGGATGTGCTCCCTGACTTTGCCGGAATTCTGCTGTCTGAGTGCATCGTTCAGACCAGGGGTGTCGCCGTAGGGGGCTGCCGGGGTCAGTTCTCCGTGTTCTGTGTCAGACAGATACGCCTCCTCATCTGCCCCATCTGTCTCATCCATGAGCGCGGCCTGCATGGCCTCATACTCGGCGCGTTGCTGTGCCAGTCTTTCTTCCCGTTCCTTTGCTTTCATGGCGTCAGCCACTTCCTTTGATTCTACCAGCGGTCCGCCGCAGTCTGAGCAGGTTGTGATCCCCTCTATGAATTCCATATCACATTTTGGACAATAAGGCATCGCTTTTTCCCCCTGAATATTGTTTTTGATTCCGGAAAGATTCCCGGTATTTTTACATTATATGACACATTTGGTATTTCGTCCACCATAAGAAGCCTAAAATTCCAGTCCCGCAGCGACGGTGTTTTGCGGTCCAAATTCCCGGCGCAGGAGATTTAGGAAATCCTGGTCTGCCTTTGTGAGGCGGTAATCCTGCCGGTAGCCAACAACGAATTCTGCGGTGTGCGGCTCGTTGCCGACAGAGAGATAAGCCGGCGGTTTTGTATAATTTCGGAAACAGGCTTCGCTGATGTCAAAACAGAAGGTGAAGCCCAGCCCTCCGCTGGCAAGGGAAAGGCAGGTCTCCAAGTTTCTCAGCTCGGTGATCTCGGGCTGGATACCGGCCTCCCGCAGAAGCTGGCGGCTGATCTGCCCGATGCGCCACTGGAGCGGGTCGTTCAAGAAAAAGATCTCGTGCTCCAGATGCTTTAGGTCCAGCCAGGGATGTTTAAAGCCGCTTTTTATTTCTGCAAGTTCTGTGTAAGGACTGGAACCGGCAAGGCACAGGACAACCTCCTCCGTGTTAATGTGGAAATATTTGAATTCCGGATTGCGCACAGGGAGGGCGTAAATGGCAAGATCCGTAGTACCGTCCCTTAGATTCTGCTCCACATCACTGACGCTCCGCTCTTTGATATCAATATGGTAGCCTGGGTAAAGCTTCTTGAACAGGGGAAGGATACGGGGAAGGACATAGTAGCCGCGAGTGGTTGTGGTGGTGAGGCTGATCCGGCCGTTTTCATGGCTGGCAATCTGGCTGATCGTGCGGTCCAGCCGTGCCTGCAGCGCAAAGATCGCCTGTCCGGTTTCTAAAAATTTTTCGCCGGCGTAGGTGGGATACATCTGCTTGTTGATCCGGGCAAAGAGCGGCGTTTCCAGCTGGGCCTCCAGCTTCTGCAGGAATTTGGTCAGGGAAGGCTGGGAGATATACAGCGCTTCCGCGGCCCGGGAAATGGTCTTGTAATCAGCAATTGCCTGAACATAGGCATAATCTCTAAAGTCCATGGCGTCCTCCTTGTTTTCCTATAACTATGTGGTCAATCCATAAAGCTGCCATAAATTATACTGCAAAAATTACTATATGTATAGTTTGAAAGCATGAAAAATATAGAATTTATATATTTTACATATAGTTGTTAAAATGATAGACTAAAAACAACCAATTGGGAAATGGAAATACAACAAATTACACCAAAAAAGAGGATGGGAAAAGCATGACCAGCGGATATTTGAGGACCAGTGATAAAGCTTATATTTATTATGAAGACCGTGGCCAGGGGGACGATACGATCCTGTTAGTGCCCGGACATATGTGTACAACCAGGTTCTACGCAAAAAATGCAGATGCGCTTGCGCAGAATCACCGGGTTGTCACATTTGACAGCAGAGGATTCGGCAATTCCTCAAAGCCTCTCCATGGGAATGATGTGGAGCGGCATGCAGATGATATCAGGGAGCTGATCGATTTTTTAGATCTGCAGCAGGTTGTGCTCATAGGATGGTCGCTTTCCGGCAGCGTTGTGGTGACCTACGCGGATAAATATAAAGAATACCGGCTGAAAGCGCTGGGTATCCTGGATGCATGTTTGTTCCCGTTTTCACCGGAGCCGTGGAATTCCTACAATTCCAGGGACTACAACATGGACGACTGGAACCGCAAGTACCGTCTGTGGTACGCAGACCCGCAGCAGTACATAGAGAATTTCGTGGACCGCGTAAAGACAGGGCTTACAAAAGAAGAGATCGCCATGGTGAGAGAAGAGATTGGGAAAACCCCGCCGTGGATCGGGTTTGCGCTGCATTCTGACTGGTGCCACAGCGACTGTGCGCGGCTTCTGTCCCATCTGAAGCTGCCGGTGATCATTTTCAGCGGTGAATCCAAAGGTCACAGCGCAACCATGGGAGAGTATTATGAGACGCAGGTTGCAGGTTACTGCGAGCACCATCGTTTCACGGAAGGCGGGCATATGCTGTTTTTCGTGGAATATGAGAGATTCAACAGGCTGTTAGAAGACTTTATCAGGAAGATTTAAAAGGAGGGTATTTGTATGCTTTATGCAATGGTTGGGTATGCGGTGATTGTGATCATGATGTTTATGATCCTCAAGAAAAAAGCGACGCCTGCGTTCTGTTTTTCCATACTGCCGGTGATCGGAGCGGCGGTTTGCGGATTTGGATTTACGGAGATCATGGAGTTTATCAATACGGGAATGGGAAGTGTGTGGAAGACTGCCATACTATTTATCTTTTCCGTCTGTTATTTCAGCGTTATGAATGACGCGGGCCTGTTTGACCCGTTGGTACAGGGCCTTGTGAAAAAGGCGGGAAACAATATCACGATGATCATGCTGGCTACCAGCCTGATCGCGGTCGTGGCACATATGGACGGCGCCTGTGCGTCCACCTATCTGATCACGATCCCGGTCATGCTTCCGATCTTCAAGAAAATGAAGCTGAACCCGCTTATGCTGCTTTTGCTGGTAGGTCTCTCCACCGGCGTCATGAACCTGGTTCCCTGGGGAGGACCGACGATCCGCGCGGCCACAGCCATCGGCATGGACGCGACAGAATTGTGGATCAGCATGATCCCCATGCAGATATTTGGCCTGCTTGCAAGTCTGGGCGCGGCAGTGATCTGTGGACGTGTTGAGACAAAACGCCTGAAAAAAGCGGGGATCGATCTGTCTGCTCTTGACATTTCAGGAGAAACCTCTGTGGCGGAGACAGACAGCGAGTTAAAGCGGCCCAAACTTTTCTGGGTAAATTTAATCCTGACAGTGGGCGTGATCGGGGCACTGATCAAGAGCGGAGTTACCCCCTATCTGATCTTCCTCTTCGGCACGATGATCGCGCTGGCGGTCAACTATCCGGACATGAAGGTCCAGGGACAGCTTCTGAAGAAATATGCTCCCAGCTGCATCGATCTGACCGTTACCCTGATGGCAGCCGGCGTATTTTTGGGAATCTTCGCAAACAGCGGGATCATTACCAGCATGGCGCAGGTATTGATCAGCATCCTGCCGGGCTTCATGACCAAATACCTGTATATCATCATGGGTATCCTTGGCGGGCCGCTGGGCATCATCATGGGACCAGACCCGTACTACTATGCGGTGATGCCTCTTGTGATCGAGACTGTTGCACCGTACGGGATCACGGCGGCCCAGGTGGCACATGCAATGCTGATCGGCGAAAATGTAGTATTGTCCGTAAGCCCGTGTGTTCCGGCTAACTATCTTGCATTCGGCATGAGCGGGATCGAGCTGAACGAGCATCTGAAGTTCTCCTTTAAGTGGGAGTGGCTTGTCAGCATCCTGATGTTGGTATTTGCTGTGATATACGGCATTGTATAAAACATTGCTGCGGTGTGATTTGCGGCAGAAAGGGTAGTGTGCAGCTGATATGTTAAGGATATATAGAGAACAGGGACAGCAATTGCCGGAAAAGCAGATGCCCGCAGTGCTGTGTATTGCAGGAAATCTGTGCAGTCCTGAGGTATTTGACCGGATCACTGTCCCGGAAGGGGTGCAGAAGCTGTATCTGGATTATCTGCAGAGCCCGGGGCCATGGGACATGGACAGCCTGGGGCAGCAGCTTCTGGACACAGTCCGGGAGCTGGAGCTGGGGCCGGTGGTGCTGGCGGGATACTCGGCGGGCGGCGTGCTTGCCATCTCCGCAGCCTGTAAAGGACCAGATCAGATCGCAGGGCTTCTGCTGTCCAACACAGGGCCCTGCAGCCAGGGGCATGGCAATCCGGGCTTTGCGGATGAATTGCGGGAACATTTCGATGATGAGGGGTATATCCGCGGCTTCCTTGCAAGCTGTTTTTACAGAAGTGCGGATGCAGAGCTGATGGACCGGCTTTGGGATTATACAAGGGCCGCAGACCGTGACGCCGCTTATGAGGTGTCAAAAACCCTGCGTGAGGTGGATTACCGGGAACCTTTAAAGCAGTTTAAAAACCCCGTCATGATCGTCCACGGAATCCTGGACACCCGCAGAGGGAAAGACAGCGTGCTGATGATGCAGGAGTCTTTGCAGCAGGCAGAGGCTGCATATCTCCAGACCGGCCACACGCCCATGGCGGAGGACCCGGCGGGATATCAGGAAGCATTGGATCATCTGCTTGGGCAGATTCCCGGTTTTTCAGATCATATATAAAGTGCGTTGATTTAAATAAAATATAAAATGTTGTAAAATTCTCCTTGTAAAATCAGCCAGATCAGGTATAATAGTTGTATAAACAAGTTGAAAATGAGGCTCGAACTATGGCAATGAGAAAATACGACAAGATTTATCAGGATCTGAAACAGAAAATAGAGGATGAGGTTTACGGATTTCAGGAGCTGCTTCCCTCAGAGCACATGCTGATCGAGGATTATGATTGTTCCAGAAACACGATCCGGAGGGCCATCAGCCAGCTGGGAACAGAAGGGTATGTCCAGAGCATCCATGGAAAGGGCGTTGTCGTCATCTACCAGAAGGAGAACCAGGCGGAGTTTGTGCTGGGAGGGATCGAGAGCTTAAAGGAGGCTGCCGCCAGAAACCATATGGAGTTCAAGACAAAAGTGATCTGTTTTGCTGAACTTACTGTGGATGAAAAGATGAATAAAAAGATCATGTTTCCGGTAGGGACGGAGATCTACTATATCCAGCGTGTCCGATACGTGGAGGGGGAGGCTCTGATCATCGACCACAACTATATGCGGCGGGATGTGGCGGTGGGGCTGACTCCCGAGATTGCACAGCAGTCTATTTATGAATATCTGGAGCAGGAACTGGGCGTGACGATCACGACCACCAAACGAAAGATGACGGTGGAGCGGATCACCCAGCTGGATGAGACGTATCTGAACATGAAGGGGTACAACTGCGTGGCAGTGGTCAGCAGCCATACCTTTAATGCGGCGGGAGTGATGTTTGAGTATACCCAGTCCCGCCACCGGCCGGACTGCTTTGCGTTTTATGACCAGGCGCAGCGGGTGCGCTAGTTTTGGGAAAAGAGATTATCATCAAAAGAGATCAGGCTGTCGGCCTGGTCTTTTTTTGCGCCCGGAATCCCTTACAATATGATAATCTTCCCAAATACCACTTCCCTTTCTCTAAGAAATAAGCTAAAATAGAGCAAGGTATATTTCAGGAAGGAAAAACTATGGGTATTACAATTTCGTTTTCCATGCGCCCTCGGAAGAACTGGATCGCCGGACAGGGCTGGAGCGCAGAGAAACTTCAGAAGTTCGCGGCGCAGCTTGCCGGTGAGCTGGGGTACCAGTATGAAGCTGCCGGTGAATATGCCATCTATCAGTTCTGCCCGGAGGGCTTCCTCTGGATGGGCTATAAGGCGGGGAGGATCCTGGGCGAATGCCAGACCAACATTGCGGGACCTGGTTTCCACGCGGCGGTGATCCATTTCCTTGAGCTGTTTGCTGCGCGCGGGGAGTTGGGGCTTTATGTGGAGGATGCCACCGGATACTATGAAGAACGGGATTTTTTGAAGATGCGGAGGAACTACTTTTACCAGTGGTTCACCGACCTTATGGGACAGGTGCTGGAGAAGAAGGATGATACGGGAGAGCAGCTGGTGTGCTGGCCTGCCGACTATTATCTGCCGGAGGAGCACAAGGACATGATAACGACCCATATCCGGCGGTTTGCCATCTCGGAGATTGCGGGGATGATGCGCTCGGGTATGAGCATGGCATTTGCAAAGGACTTCTTTATCTGGAATGAGGAGGAAAAGGACGCTTATTATTACCGCAACAGCGCGCTGGTGATGCTGAATCAGGAGTGCTATTTCATGCCGTCGTACCGGAGCCGGGAGGACGAGGATATCAATCACAGGATCATCAGCCTTTTAGAAAAGGCGCTTTCCATGAAGCCGGACATTCCGTTCCCCAAGAAGGAGTATCTGGAGCTGTGCGTCCTCGCCGGGCAGGAACCGGTGGACGTAAGTGGCGTGACCGAATATGCCAAAGAGATTGAGATCGGGTGCAGAAAAGGCCTGCTCTTCCGCA
This portion of the Clostridium sp. AN503 genome encodes:
- a CDS encoding type III toxin-antitoxin system ToxN/AbiQ family toxin, coding for MVHCGRYDSRVGYVDYGERLKLHVGIILNIGSFRYYVPISSAKPKHKKMLNSLDFQKLQDRSNGYLYAVLNINNMIPVPDQCVTQLKYNQVECFRSFSSDKEKTDYIYLLQKEKAIIDEMQDIDDISFQSCKTVRNKVQ
- the gpmI gene encoding 2,3-bisphosphoglycerate-independent phosphoglycerate mutase → MSKKPVVLMILDGYGLNDNCEANAVCEGRTPVMDQLMSQCPFVKGQASGLAVGLPEGQMGNSEVGHLNMGAGRIVYQELTRITKSIKDGDFFTNPAFLEAVENCRKNDSALHLFGLVSDGGVHSHLTHIFGLLELAKRNGLEKVYVHCFLDGRDTPPTSGKEYVAQLEAKMAELGVGKVATVSGRYYAMDRDKNWDRVKLAYDAMTKSEGTRSDSATGAIQASYDEGKTDEFVAPTVITENGAPVAAIQNDDSIIFYNFRPDRAREMTRAFCDDQFDGFDRGDRVKTTYVCFTDYDETIGNKLVAFVKESITNTFGEFLAAHDMKQARIAETEKYAHVTFFFNGGIEEPNKGEDRFLIPSPKEVPTYDLKPEMSAPAVCDKLVECIKSGEYDVIIINFANPDMVGHTGVEAAAIKAIETVDACVGKAVDAIKEVDGVMFICADHGNAEQLVDYQTGEPFTAHTTNPVPFILVNADPSVKLREGGCLADIAPTLIELMGMEQPKEMSGESLIVK
- a CDS encoding helix-turn-helix transcriptional regulator encodes the protein MQKLRPDMDIGQNIQQLRRETHLTQDEVVAKLHLMGLDISKSTYAKLETNRMNIRVSELVALSLIFKSDFNAFFHGLKNEFQSHLD
- a CDS encoding LysR family transcriptional regulator, translated to MDFRDYAYVQAIADYKTISRAAEALYISQPSLTKFLQKLEAQLETPLFARINKQMYPTYAGEKFLETGQAIFALQARLDRTISQIASHENGRISLTTTTTRGYYVLPRILPLFKKLYPGYHIDIKERSVSDVEQNLRDGTTDLAIYALPVRNPEFKYFHINTEEVVLCLAGSSPYTELAEIKSGFKHPWLDLKHLEHEIFFLNDPLQWRIGQISRQLLREAGIQPEITELRNLETCLSLASGGLGFTFCFDISEACFRNYTKPPAYLSVGNEPHTAEFVVGYRQDYRLTKADQDFLNLLRREFGPQNTVAAGLEF
- a CDS encoding alpha/beta hydrolase, giving the protein MTSGYLRTSDKAYIYYEDRGQGDDTILLVPGHMCTTRFYAKNADALAQNHRVVTFDSRGFGNSSKPLHGNDVERHADDIRELIDFLDLQQVVLIGWSLSGSVVVTYADKYKEYRLKALGILDACLFPFSPEPWNSYNSRDYNMDDWNRKYRLWYADPQQYIENFVDRVKTGLTKEEIAMVREEIGKTPPWIGFALHSDWCHSDCARLLSHLKLPVIIFSGESKGHSATMGEYYETQVAGYCEHHRFTEGGHMLFFVEYERFNRLLEDFIRKI
- a CDS encoding citrate:proton symporter, which codes for MLYAMVGYAVIVIMMFMILKKKATPAFCFSILPVIGAAVCGFGFTEIMEFINTGMGSVWKTAILFIFSVCYFSVMNDAGLFDPLVQGLVKKAGNNITMIMLATSLIAVVAHMDGACASTYLITIPVMLPIFKKMKLNPLMLLLLVGLSTGVMNLVPWGGPTIRAATAIGMDATELWISMIPMQIFGLLASLGAAVICGRVETKRLKKAGIDLSALDISGETSVAETDSELKRPKLFWVNLILTVGVIGALIKSGVTPYLIFLFGTMIALAVNYPDMKVQGQLLKKYAPSCIDLTVTLMAAGVFLGIFANSGIITSMAQVLISILPGFMTKYLYIIMGILGGPLGIIMGPDPYYYAVMPLVIETVAPYGITAAQVAHAMLIGENVVLSVSPCVPANYLAFGMSGIELNEHLKFSFKWEWLVSILMLVFAVIYGIV
- a CDS encoding alpha/beta hydrolase, which translates into the protein MLRIYREQGQQLPEKQMPAVLCIAGNLCSPEVFDRITVPEGVQKLYLDYLQSPGPWDMDSLGQQLLDTVRELELGPVVLAGYSAGGVLAISAACKGPDQIAGLLLSNTGPCSQGHGNPGFADELREHFDDEGYIRGFLASCFYRSADAELMDRLWDYTRAADRDAAYEVSKTLREVDYREPLKQFKNPVMIVHGILDTRRGKDSVLMMQESLQQAEAAYLQTGHTPMAEDPAGYQEALDHLLGQIPGFSDHI
- the treR gene encoding trehalose operon repressor, producing MAMRKYDKIYQDLKQKIEDEVYGFQELLPSEHMLIEDYDCSRNTIRRAISQLGTEGYVQSIHGKGVVVIYQKENQAEFVLGGIESLKEAAARNHMEFKTKVICFAELTVDEKMNKKIMFPVGTEIYYIQRVRYVEGEALIIDHNYMRRDVAVGLTPEIAQQSIYEYLEQELGVTITTTKRKMTVERITQLDETYLNMKGYNCVAVVSSHTFNAAGVMFEYTQSRHRPDCFAFYDQAQRVR